Below is a genomic region from Trichomycterus rosablanca isolate fTriRos1 chromosome 15, fTriRos1.hap1, whole genome shotgun sequence.
TGGGTTTGTTTAAGCACGCTCTCCGCGAATACGGCGGGCCAGCTGGATGTCCTTAGGCATGATGGTCACCCTCTTGGCATGGATGGCGCACAGGTTGGTGTCCTCGAACAGGCCGACCAGGTAAGCCTCACTGGCCTCCTGCAGAGCCATGACGGCAGAACTCTGGAAGCGCAGATCGGTCTTAAAGTCCTGAGCGATCTCTCTAACCAGGCGCTGGAAGGGCAGCTTGCGGATGAGCAGCTCAGTGGACTTCTGATAACGGCGGATTTCACGCAGAGCCACGGTACCTGGCCTGTAACGGTGAGGTTTCTTCACACCGCCAGTAGCCGGGGCGCTCTTGCGGGCAGCCTTAGTGGCGAGCTGCTTCCTCGGCGCTTTACCACCGGTGGATTTACGAGCGGTCTGCTTGGTTCTTGCCATCGCGTCTGGAACTCTGCACTTCACGAACTGTAGGACAGAATATGTTAGCCTGTCCAACACGCTCTATTTAAGTACCAGAGCCGCTCTGCGCTCATTGGGCGTCTTGATGAAGCACTTTTCTCATTGGACGAACGTGCCTAGGTCAAATATCGCTGACTGGTCGGCGTTCTGTCACTGCCTCGTTTCAGAAAACAGTATTTCCTCCATGCTGTTAATTTTgcttatcattattgttattattagtattattgtaatttttgttccatgtgttctacacaaacacgtttgttgcaccacttttaatcGTCTAAATTGTTGGTTTTGCTAATGCAagtgatatatactgtatatatatatatatatatatatatatatatatatatatatatatatatatatatatatatatatatatatatatatatatatatatatatatatatgtaaagatAAATagaaagggaaaaaataaatcgtacatattgatttgttaattttaccatgtcataAATCATGTGAGTTTTATGCCGTGTGAGCCTATGAAACGATATTATATGTTTCGTTTACACATTATCTGGGGAAATTGCactttttctgtggaaatgggtggctcttaaaagaaccTTTTGGTTAGAACACGAGAGCGACTTCACTTGGCCTTGGCTGCTTTCTCGGTCTTCTTGGGTAacagaacagcctggatgttaggcagcacaccgccctgagcgatggttacacctccaagcagtctgttcaactcctcgtcgttacgcacagccaactgcagatgacgagggatgatacgagacttcttgttatctctggcggcgttaccagccaactcgaggatctcagcggtcagatactccagcacggcagccaagtagacaggagcaccagctcccacacggTGGGCGTAATTGCCCTTACGTAGCAGTCTGTGAACACGGCCCACGGGGAACTGAAGGCCGGCACGGGATGAACGAGTCTTGGCCTTAGCTCTAGTCTTACCACCCGTCTTCCCTCGACCACTCATTTTGATGATCAGATGTCTTCGTCGGATAAAACTGAAGTAAACTGGAAGAGAGCTCGAAGCGGTATTATATAGGCAAACTGgcctctctcctattggcttagagcgaaggcacagctgagccaatcctaaacgcgccgtcatgtctcagggaaacacatacacgccccctcacatactgcccccccccctcctcccctCTCTTCTCCTCCGTTCTCCCCCTCGTGTAATGTAtgatacagaaaagcttctcttaagcaacaattacattatattatgtcacaataacatttacactaacaattacattatgtaaggagctcatatacgtgagtgcacatacatatacacatttatacggacagttttatggggatgtgtgacaaaatcattacacataaaacaggaCCAGTCATACTTAGTGTTTTTAACTCCTTGCTTATCACTCTCTCcacaaaatatgtatgtatgtatggatggttgcatgtatgaatagttgtatgtttgcatgcatgcttatatgtatgtatgtgtttaggaaACGCGATTCTTTATGGGAAGAtataggtggctcttaaaagagccgttttaagaaaacgaagttaataaaacataaacatgttTACTTCTTCTTGGGTGCAGCTTTTTTGGCCTTGGTCGCTTTGGGTTTAGCGGTCTTGGGTTTGGCTGCCTTGGCTTTTTTAGGACTCTTGGCTGCCTTCTTGGGGGTCGCCGGCTTCTTAGCCTTCTTGGGGCTCTTGGTGGCTTTCTTAGCGGCAGCAGCGGGTTTCTTGACCTTCTTGGGGGACTTCTTAGCGGCGGCTGTGGGCTTCTTGGCTGTTACCTTCTTGGGCTTCTTTGCAGCGGCGGGTTTCTTTGCGGcctttttcactttaggagtggcggcttttttggccgcgggcttcttcgcctcggtctgcttcttgttgagcttgaaagagcctgaggcgccggtgcccttggtctgcaccaggatgtccttggtcaccaggcttttgacggcgagtttgacgcgggagttgttcttctccacgtcgtatccacctgcagacagagctttcttcagggcggccagggacacgccgctcctctccttggaagcggaaacagctttgacgatcagctcgccgacgctgggacccgctttcttgggtttggccgcggtcttctttttaggagccttggcgggggccgagctggccggtgctggagcttcttctaccatcgttgtttgagctaaaacggcgctaagaaagagcgagtgaagcgctgtgctctgttgtacagagattcctccctcttacgagagggggcggggctttatagcacacatgagaactgtgtagactcaactcgaccagcgcagcgtctgtgtgcttccgtgacacatgcgcacttgtgttttctcatggcaaatagtgattaaaatacaagtcctgatataaaatacgaggtaataaagtgcacgtcggccgaacataagctctctcgttcatgtaaaagcccgcaaagggaacctaacgatgctctgtttccttgtgttctgctaaaacagcacaccgttcctgatgcgtaaagcgacgcagcgcacatttcacatcttattacatgtaaaaatatgccgaggaaacccgatcttcttgtagacacaggctgaaaagagcaaacaaagccttggtgttttccacatgtatttataagcggatgtgagcttcattttctactagaaaaataggctgtttagtgcgaagtaaaacacagttaccaagcaggactaggtcgagtccagggtgcttaactgtcatgtagctgaaagaacaaatgtaagaaaaaagtaaacataacaatttagaataataatgatgataataagaagaatagtTAAACACACTAACATTAATTTCAGTTATTCCTACATATTTGTGCTGTAAGATCTACAGAACATCCCCGTGTCAGTTTTAAGTTCACAtatactgacacatttctaaaacaacacatggctcaAACATTCACATACTACTGATGTTTCTAACTCTTACAAAACAGATTCAagtctattttagttatttatctgaTACATCTCTTTTATAAAGATGCACTTTTTAACGTTTAACTTTTTTAACACAGTTAAAATACAATgtcttatttcacttatttggtttttattgatacacagctaagatcactttcactttaaccaagatgtgtctgactttgaaatatgtttatgaaacgttatgctttagcagaatatgacttataacgtcccatttctcacaatacagtgaaatatacaaacacatttttaacacagatgtcacttataaagactttataagtcagtattgttcagcacagaAGAATCTGAAAACTTATTTACTcaatttttatgtatgtatttgtttaatatattcactgtttatttagttaatcactcattcatgacTAACACCCgatttaacaaaacattaatggctctagcagtccaggtgagacat
It encodes:
- the LOC134328899 gene encoding histone H2A-like, coding for MSGRGKTGGKTRAKAKTRSSRAGLQFPVGRVHRLLRKGNYAHRVGAGAPVYLAAVLEYLTAEILELAGNAARDNKKSRIIPRHLQLAVRNDEELNRLLGGVTIAQGGVLPNIQAVLLPKKTEKAAKAKEIAQDFKTDLRFQSSAVMALQEASEAYLVGLFEDTNLCAIHAKRVTIMPKDIQLARRIRGERA
- the LOC134328824 gene encoding histone H1-like, with the protein product MVEEAPAPASSAPAKAPKKKTAAKPKKAGPSVGELIVKAVSASKERSGVSLAALKKALSAGGYDVEKNNSRVKLAVKSLVTKDILVQTKGTGASGSFKLNKKQTEAKKPAAKKAATPKVKKAAKKPAAAKKPKKVTAKKPTAAAKKSPKKVKKPAAAAKKATKSPKKAKKPATPKKAAKSPKKAKAAKPKTAKPKATKAKKAAPKKK